A window of Halichoerus grypus chromosome 15, mHalGry1.hap1.1, whole genome shotgun sequence genomic DNA:
TGATCAGAAAGGGCCAATCTAGAGAGCCAGGAAGCCGACTGGTGGTGTCCCGGGACTGGGGCAGATGGAGGTTGGAGGGATGATGGCGGGAGGGCCCAGGTTTCCTCGTGGGGGGACGCAATTGCCCTACAATgacatggtggtggtggttgcacgaCTCCGCAACTACACTGAAAACTAGCGAATGGGATGTAGTTTTCAGTGGGTGAGTATCGATTACAGTTCGGTAAAGCTGCCGTCAAAAGGAGAGCCTTCTGGGAGGTCAACGTGAGTGAAAAATACTCCCTGAGGCGGAAGTGGGAACAGAACGTGAACATTTGTTCCCTGGTGGCAGAAACATCAGGGTTGTGCAGACCTTTCTGCTTCATCGCGTGTGCTCCCGAGAAGCCACAGGAATCCCTGAGGCCGAGAACAGTCTGTCTGTCCTCTGGGGGAGCCGGGGGAGAGCCCGAGCTAGAGCCAGGCCACGATGCTCGCCTTCGAGCAGCAGATGCCGGCGTGGAGGCAGGACTCCGAGCGGGCACAGACCCCGGGGTGCGCGGTGGAGACAGGGTGACGAGGCGCAGGAGGCAGGCCTGGGGGTGCACGCACACTCACCTGTCATGATTCCCACATAGCAGTAACTGTAGCTGAGCGTCTCCATCAGGGAGGGAACGTCGGgcaggagccccaggctgggcccctTGCTGAAGCCGGAGGCCATTTCCTTCCTCTGGGCCAAGTGCAGGTCCTGAACTTCACTGGCCAGACTCACCAGCTGGGAGGAAGGGGCGAGGGCAGGGCGCAGATCAGACAGCAGAGGCAGGGTAGCGGCTTCTTGCCCGCCAACCCTCCCTCCTGGGCCCTTCCACCTCGGTGCTCCCCCTTCTGGGTTCTGCAGCCCGCGGCTTGACACGCTCACGCTCTCATGGTCTCCAAACCGTACCCCGGACCGGGctcctccctccaacccccaaGCCCCTCAAGAAGCCTTCTGTCGTTGGTAGTCAGGTGCCTACGGGGTTCCAGAGGGGAACACGGTATCCCCCACACTCCCCACAGCGGGGCCTCTTCCAGCCTGTCTCCTCAGCAAATGCCACCAGCAGCCAATTAATCGCTCAGGACAGAAATCTTCCTAATTCCCCAAATCTAATCCCGTACGTAGGTTTCGGAGTCTGTCGCTTTTGTGTTGCCTCCCCCCTCCCGGGGCTGAATGTGTGTGGCCTGCCCGCCCCCCGACACCCTCTCTCTACCCTTCTCCGCAGACCCTGGGCCGAGCCTGCAGCAGCAGGCCTCAGCCCGGCTTCCAGCTTCCCCCAGGGTCCTGCCGATCGATCGATCGATCGGGTCCTGCCGATCAAGAGCCCTGGGCGGAGAGGGGGCAGGCAGGCGTGAGGGCTGGGCTTTCCTTCCCTTGGAAGATCACCTGGGGCTGGCTGTGCCCCTCGAATGATCTTCTCAAGGTGGGGGCTCCCCGGCTGCTGGTCCAGGATTGCCGCACTGTCCCCTCTGGCTCCTCAAATCACCCCCAATGCAGGATCTCCTGCTGGAGTTCTGACTATCAAGCCGCCACTGCTTGTCAACAGACCTCTGATCAAGGAGGCCATCCTCACCCTTCTTGCCCTTCCCGTGGCAATTCCATCAGCATCCAGAGCGTGTTTCCAGACATGTAAACCtggtcacttttctttcttctggcaACAAACCAAACCACCACTTCCGGTGGGTCCTGGGCCCcatcccccttccttctcctgatgaaCACTCGCTGGGGCTCCCACATCCTGAACGGCTCTTCCTCCAGCTCTTGGCTAACCCACTCCGGCCTGTCCCCGCCTTCCCGCGGAGAAGCCAGGACGCCGACAAGACCTGGTTCACTACCTCGCGTGACTGTCCTGGAGCTCAGCATCCAGGCGCTCCTGACTTTtcggtctggggtggggcctggggatcTGCTTTCACCCATCTTCCCAGGTGAtacagagccagacacaggcgTTCCTGGTTTTGTGCCCTTAGATAAGTGCCTTCTCTCCAAAGCTGTTTTTCCTACTTTGATAAATGGCTTGCGACCAACACGCGCTCCTCGAGAACACGCTGGTGAAGCACTTAGCTCACGCTCTGGCACGCTGCACACACCAAAGGACGCCGACGGTTACACTACGGGGCTGGGGGGCTGTATGTACTTCTTTACCCCAGAGAATAGCTGAGAGGTGAAGTCCCACCCCTGGAGTGCGTGGGAGATAAAAGCCCGCCCCCCCTACTCCCCATGGGAGTGGGcgggaggaggaggtgaggatggggagTTCAGGCAGCACAAagggagggctggaggggagTCTGACCTTCAGTGTGAGCAGCAGCTGGACGGCATTGGTGAAGGGCGTGGGAGTGGGCAGGCCCAGCAGGCTGAGTGCGCGGAAGAACAGGAGGTAGGAGAAAGTCCAGGCGAGGGCGAGGGcatggcaggagctggggcaaAGGCAGAAGGCCAGCTGTGCCGGGTATAGGGCCCTGGCCTCCGCCTCCCCCAGGTTCTAGCTACAGATCCTCCCACACCGCCCACAGAAAATGGGAGAGTGACCGTGGAAGAAGGGATGCAGCCACACAGAGATGCACCacaacagaggaggaggagggctcaAGAGAAGCTTTTGGGTGAAAACCCTCCGGTCCTCCATTTTTTCTGTGGGAGGCAAgcaaaagggagggagagagacgtAACAGAAACACGAACGGTGGCAGGGCCAGTGCAAGTCCTCCTTTCTCCTGAATACATGATTTGGACATCAAGGAACAGGTCAAACACACAGGGACGAGACCCAGAAGAAAAcgcagaagaggaaaaaaaaaaaagaaaaataggccaAACGACACAGAGAATTCAGAGATTAACAAGAGACACTCAGAGACAAAGGCAGAAAGGGAGACAGACCCAAGGAGGAAACAGgttgcttcctccttcccctctgtttcccccctccccacgccccgCCACCAAATCCTCACCAGGGCTGGGCCTGGATGAGGGCCCAGGTCCCAAGGATGGTGATCAGAGAATGCAAAGTGTGGGGGCCACAGGTGAACAAGGTGAGCCCCAGGCCCACAGCTGCTGCCCCCCATCTCTTCAGCCCAGGTCCTGCAGGGAGAAGGGACAGCATAAGCCTGGAACCTTCCAGGGAGTCCCCTTGCCCGGtctcccccacgcccccccccccaattttccACTAGGGAGGGAACCTGACTCACCAGCTTTCTTAAAGAGGAAGCCGATGGGGATGGAGATAAGAAGAACCACCAGATAAGTCCACTCTTCAGGCGACAtggtctgggggaggggcagaggtttGTAGTAAGAACCCAAGAGTCCGTCCTTCAGCTCTTTCCCCTTGGAGGATTCAGGAATCCTCTCCCCCTAGTCCCTAGTTGTTGAGGATCATGGAGTCCtaccctctgctcctctcctctgaGAACAGGGGAATCCGGACCTCCAGAACCTTCCTCCTTCCAGAATAAAGGAATCCATCCCCAGCCCCGCTTTTCTGAGAACCCAGGCCACCAGTTCTCTTATCCTGTGAGAACCCAGGAATCCCAACCTCTGAACCCCTCTCTGCGATCGCAGAAATCAAAGctactccccccaccctcactgaGGACCCAAAGATTCAGACATCGCTTTCTGAGAACCCAGAAACAACCCTTGTCCTGGGCCCTTCCCTTGGAGAGCCCAGGATTCCAGagctcccagcctcctcctccttcgAGGATCCAGGAGCTCAGCCCTCCCTCTCCGAGAACCCAGGCTCCAGCCTCCACCTCCTCCCGGGCTGCAGACGCTTCTCCCACCGAAAGCCCGGAGGACGCCCCCCCACAGctcctctccagctccctcccacccccccagcgCAGGGCAGACCTCCCGGCAGAGCTACCAGCTCTCCCTCTCCGAGAACCCAGGCTCCAGCCTCCACGTCCTCCGGAGCTGCAGACGCTTCTCCCACCGAAAGCCCGGAGGACGCCCCCCCACAGctcctctccagctccctcccacccccccagcgCAGGTCAGACCTCCCGGCAGAGCTACCAGCCCTCCCTCTCCGAGAACCCAGGCTCCAGCCTCCACCTCCTCCCGGGCTGCAGACGCTTCTCCCACCGAAAGCCCGGAGGACGCCCCCCCACAGctcctctccagctccctcccacccccccagcgCAGGTCAGACCTCCCCGGCAGAGCTACCAGCTCTCCCTCTCCGAGAACCCAGGCTCCAGCCTCCACGTCCTCCGGAGCTGCAGACGCTTCTCCCACCGAAAGCCCGGAGGACGCCCCCCCACAGctcctctccagctccctcccacccccccagcgCAGGGCAGACCTCCCGGCAGAGCCACAGGCGGTTACGCCACTCCCCTCTCGGCCGCGCTCTCGGCTCCACGCCCGCCCCGGTCGGCCGGCGGGTCCGCAGCCCCCCGcctcgcccccgccccggcccaccTGGGCCCGGCTCCACGCCGCCCGCCGGGCAGGAGGCGGCCGAGCAGTCCCGGCCCACGGGCGCCCCGGCTCCGGCCACGCCTCCGCCGCCCAGCGCGCGCCGCTCTGTCGCGGTCCGGGGCGGATGCGCGGCACGGTGAGGCTGAGGGCCAGGCAGCGAAGCGGCCGGCTCCGGGAGCGCGCGAGGACCGCTCCGCCTCTGCACCTGGACCTCACGGCAGCCGAGCCCAGAGCACGTAAAGAGGCGGGGCCTCGAGCTTGGAAGGAGGAGGGGCCCGGAGCGTCGGGCTCCGAGGGACGCGTCGGGACCGGGAGGAGGCGGGGTCTCCGCTTCGGGTTCCTTCGGGCAGAATCGGTGGCAGTTTGGAGGCGGGGCCACAAGCTTCGGTTTATTTCGGAGGTCTCTGCTCGGATGTAGGCGGGGCCAAGAGCTTCGGCCGGATGTGGGCGGGGCCACAACGCCTGTTTGACTTAGATTAGGAGATAGACGGtgtctggggttttttttgagaaGGAGGCGGGGCCACAGACTTAAGCAACACGAAGGAGGCGGTGATCTAGAGCGTCCCAAGGGGGCGGGGCTAACAGCAGCTCACCCTGAGGGGGCGGGACCCCGGCTGGCGTGTCAGCCACCGGGGCGGGGCCAAGGTAATTGGCCTCACTTTCCCTAGAGGCGGAACCCAAGCGGCCGAGGGAGGGTCGCTTCGAGGGGGCGGGGCCAAGGTGTTCCGCTTCAGGGGCTACGGCGCCACTGGGGGCGGATCCCAGACTTCCCGCTTCGCTGAGGTGGCGGCGTGACGAAACTGACGCAGGGGGTCgggatggggaggggtggaggaagcaGCGCGTGGCGCGCTACGTAGGGGTGGCTCCGCCGGGACCGCGAGCTGGTGTTTACGAGGTGACTAACTGGTTCTGTCGGAGCACGGTGCCGCATTCTGAGGGGAGCGCTCACGAGGGGGTGAGCCCGCCCGAGCGGGGAACGGATGGCCGGTGTCCAGTGGGAGGGGCCTCCGGCTGTGGGGTTCGCTCAGTGGGGCGGGTACTCGCTCCCCAACCGGGAGCGCTTGCggccggagggggcggggcctggctgCGGGGTTGATGGGAGCCGAGGGCGCCCGAACGCCGAGCCGCCGGCCTTCAGGAGGGGCGGGGCTGCGAGTTCGGCCGAGCCGAGGAGGTCCGAACGCCCGAAAGCCTTGCGCCGGCGGGGCGGGGCTTCTACGGTGGGCGTCTGACACCGCGCGAGGAGGCTCTGAGGCCACGCCTCGGTGGTTTGGAAAGGGGAGGGGCCGAGTTCCGAGTCACTGGAAGGGGGCGTGGCCCCGCGTCAAGGGAGGCTTTTCTCCGAGCGGAGAAGGCGAGATGGCCGGAACGCTAACCGCAGGGTCGGGAGGGCCTAGCGGCGCCCCAGCGActcggcggggggcggggcctcgtCTCGGCGGCCCTGGGGCCTGGCGGGATCGCCTGGGGACGGGGTCCGGCgcccagggggcggggcctggcctgGAGAATCGGCAGGTGGCAAACGAGGCCCGGGCGAGGCTCCACCCCCCCAGGCGTAGGGGCGGGGCCTCGCTGagaccctccaccccaccccacccgagGCGGTGGGAGCGCTCTGTCGGTGACCGCTGTGCCCCCCTGGCTCCCGCAGGAGGATGCTGGTGGTGGAGGTGGCGAACGGCCGCTCCCTGGTATGGGGAGCCGAGGCGGTGCAGGCACTGCGGGAGCGTCTGGGAGTGGGGGGCCGCACGGTGGGCGCCCTGCCCCGCGGGCCCCGCCAGAACTCGCGCCTGGGCCTCCCGCTGCTGCTGATGCCCGAAGAGGCGCGGCTTCTGGCCGAGATCGGCGCCGTGACCCTGGTCAGCGCCCCGCGCCCAGATCCGCGCCAACACAGCCTGGTAAGGGGCGGGCCGGGGACGTGAACGCCCTGGACCCGCGGAAGTAGAGGCAGGACACCCGGACTCCAGGTCCCTGCGGTGGGAGGGGTCTGGGCGCCCTGGATTCTGGAATACTGTGCATGCAAGAGACTAGGATCCCCGGGTTCGGGCTTGGGGTTGGGAGGAGTCAGCGAGTCAGGGTTCCTGGCTTCCTAAGGCAGCGCAGACTTGGATCCTGGGATTCCCGCTGGCTTCCTTCTCAGGCCCTGGCATCCTACAAACGCCAGCAGGAGCAGGGCTTCCAGGAGCAAAGCGCCCTGGCAGCCGAGGCCCGTGAGACTCGTCGTCAGGAGCTCCTGGAGAAGATTGCGGAGGGCCAGGCTGCGAAGAAGCAGAAGCTGGAGCAGGAATCAGGGGCCAGCGAGAGCCAGGAGGCCGGTGCGAACCCGGCTGCCGCAGAGAGTGAGGCCAGCGCTGGCCAGGCTCTTGGAGAGCCCGAGGAAGCAGGTGAGGGTAGGAGCGGAGTGCAGGGACCAGTGGAAGTAGGCGGGAGATCTTTTGGGAATCCTGGCCAGGAATCGAGGGCCTGGGACTCTCCGAGGGATGGGAAGACCTTGTCCTTGGATTCACCGAACTGCTGCATTCTCCTCCCCCAGGTTCCTCTTCTCCCCAGCCAGGGCCTTCAAATGGGGTGGCCCCCTTGCCCAGGTCCGCCCTGCTGGTCCAGCTGGCCACTGCTAGGCCTCGACCCATCAAGGCTAGGCCCCTGGATTGGCGTGTCCAGTCCAAAGACTGGCCCCATGCTGGTCGTCCTGCCCATGAGCTTCGCTACAGCATCTACAGAGACCTGTGGGAGCGAGGCTTCTTCCTCAGTGCTGCTGGCAAGTTCGGGGGTGACTTCCTGGTCTATCCTGGTGAGTTTTGTGGGCACCTCCCATTGTTGCCCCTTTCTTCACAAGCCCACCACCGTCtgcattttccctttttgtcttttctcagcCTCTGAAACCCGTGGAAGGACAGGAACACTTGGGAACCCAAGCCTGTTTGGAGGGCAGCGTAGCAAATTTGATTAAGCACTTTCTTTGATCCAGAAGTTTCACTTAGATACGTGCACAAAACATACAGGAAATCGTCACTGCAGGATTCTTCACAGTAGCGAAATATTAGAAAGCAACCAGAATGATTGTTAATAGGTTAGCGGTTACACATTGGTGTTAGTTGTCAGAGGTTAATGTAGGTCCACGTACATTTACGAAAAAATGaccaaaggagaaggaaaaaaaagaaccacttgTTGAAAACAGGTATGGTAGAAGTGCGTTATGTTTTATGTTGTCATGGAGTTATACACACATTATTTAGGTAGCCTTAAAAGTCATggccctaggggcacctggctggctcagtcggtggagcatgctactcttgatctcagggttgtaggttcaagcctcacgttgggtgtagagattacttaaaaaaaaaaaaaaaaatatatatatatatatatatatatatatggttctAGC
This region includes:
- the TSEN34 gene encoding tRNA-splicing endonuclease subunit Sen34 isoform X2 produces the protein MLVVEVANGRSLVWGAEAVQALRERLGVGGRTVGALPRGPRQNSRLGLPLLLMPEEARLLAEIGAVTLVSAPRPDPRQHSLQEQGFQEQSALAAEARETRRQELLEKIAEGQAAKKQKLEQESGASESQEAGANPAAAESEASAGQALGEPEEAGSSSPQPGPSNGVAPLPRSALLVQLATARPRPIKARPLDWRVQSKDWPHAGRPAHELRYSIYRDLWERGFFLSAAGKFGGDFLVYPGDPLRFHAHYIAQCWAPGDPIPLQDLVSAGRLGTSVRKTLLLCSPQPDGKVVYTSLQWTSLQ
- the TSEN34 gene encoding tRNA-splicing endonuclease subunit Sen34 isoform X1, which gives rise to MLVVEVANGRSLVWGAEAVQALRERLGVGGRTVGALPRGPRQNSRLGLPLLLMPEEARLLAEIGAVTLVSAPRPDPRQHSLALASYKRQQEQGFQEQSALAAEARETRRQELLEKIAEGQAAKKQKLEQESGASESQEAGANPAAAESEASAGQALGEPEEAGSSSPQPGPSNGVAPLPRSALLVQLATARPRPIKARPLDWRVQSKDWPHAGRPAHELRYSIYRDLWERGFFLSAAGKFGGDFLVYPGDPLRFHAHYIAQCWAPGDPIPLQDLVSAGRLGTSVRKTLLLCSPQPDGKVVYTSLQWTSLQ
- the TSEN34 gene encoding tRNA-splicing endonuclease subunit Sen34 isoform X3, whose translation is MLVVEVANGRSLVWGAEAVQALRERLGVGGRTVGALPRGPRQNSRLGLPLLLMPEEARLLAEIGAVTLVSAPRPDPRQHSLALASYKRQQEQGFQEQSALAAEARETRRQELLEKIAEGQAAKKQKLEQESGASESQEAGANPAAAESEASAGQALGEPEEAGSSSPQPGPSNGVAPLPRSALLVQLATARPRPIKARPLDWRVQSKDWPHAGRPAHELRYSIYRDLWERGFFLSAAGKFGGDFLVYPASETRGRTGTLGNPSLFGGQRSKFD